In Vibrio kanaloae, the genomic stretch GTCAGTAATCATGGCTGGCGCGGCATAATTAAAGGTTTTACGGGTGAAGTAAAAACCTGCATAGCCGACATACATACCTATCATGATGTGTAGGCGCCAGTAGCGATAACTCTGATTGACCTCATCATCAGTTAGAGAATGACTCTTTGACGTAGCTGAGCGCAGAAATCCAAACATATTCGTTCTCACACTTTAGGTAATGTAACGCTGATATTGGTACCCGAAGATGAGCCATTAGCGTTGATTGTCATCTTGCCGCCGAGCGCCTGAACACGCTCTTGCATGCCGCGAACACCCATTCCTTTGAGAAGATCTTGCGCTGTAAAACCAACGCCATTATCTGTGATCTGAAGGTCAGCTTGGTCACCTAAAATCAGTTCAATTTTAATCTCGCTCGCAATCGCGTATTTATAGGCATTGTTTAAGGATTCTTGGCACAGCCTGAAGATAGTGACCTTGAGCGTGTCACTCAAACACGAGTAATCACCTTGCCAATTTAACTGAATATCAACACCGTGATCCGAGAACTCCATTTCACGTATGAGCTGTTCAACTGAGTCCTTCAGGTCAAGGTCATCCAACATTTTGGGTCTTAGCTTTGTTAGCAAACGCTTGGTGGTGTCATAAACATTCAACGATAATGATTCAATCGTACCAGCACAGCGAACGCTCATTTCAGCCGCATCGACACGTTTAATAATGCTCGCTTGAGTACGAATTGCCGTGATGTTTTGGCCGATTTCATCATGCAGCTCACGTGCAATATCACGACGAACCGATTCTTCAGCTGTCACTAACTGGCGTGAAAGGTTTTGATTTCTGGAGAGCTCACTTCGTAGTTTCGCATTGAGATCTTTTTGTTTTTGAACCGCAAGGCCAAGCAAAATACCGGTGATGGTTTGAGCAGACAGAGACAAGAGTAAATCGGTAATTTCGAGTTTAGATGTTCCACTGTGAGCAGCAATCAACGCGACACTATTTAACAGGGTCGCCAGTAAAGCACCTTGCCACCCGTAACGAACGGCGAGCAAGATGATAGGGATCGCCATACAGAATGGGGCGAAGCGTCTTAGCTCATCAGGCAGACTGGTTTGTATCAAAATACTGGCGACCAACAACACGCTGTATAACACAATGTGACGTATTTTGAACTCAACGACATTGTTGATTAAGTAAGAGCTCAGTGGTGCCCACTTGTTTTGGAATAGGTAGTTCCAGACCAGATAACACATCGGCACCAACATCAATCCGCCAGTGATACTCACCAACCACACCATGTAA encodes the following:
- the uhpB gene encoding signal transduction histidine-protein kinase/phosphatase UhpB; its protein translation is MAGCAWFCLWVIAFYFINDPELAILLFPFSLRLGMTLHTRIHYWPAIYIAEWGLAIALALLLDEPQWLTILIASGLSIPATLIAKRYYSGDQNRHLLVMASLIMVTAFINVAVVGSHVPAVYMVWLVSITGGLMLVPMCYLVWNYLFQNKWAPLSSYLINNVVEFKIRHIVLYSVLLVASILIQTSLPDELRRFAPFCMAIPIILLAVRYGWQGALLATLLNSVALIAAHSGTSKLEITDLLLSLSAQTITGILLGLAVQKQKDLNAKLRSELSRNQNLSRQLVTAEESVRRDIARELHDEIGQNITAIRTQASIIKRVDAAEMSVRCAGTIESLSLNVYDTTKRLLTKLRPKMLDDLDLKDSVEQLIREMEFSDHGVDIQLNWQGDYSCLSDTLKVTIFRLCQESLNNAYKYAIASEIKIELILGDQADLQITDNGVGFTAQDLLKGMGVRGMQERVQALGGKMTINANGSSSGTNISVTLPKV